Below is a genomic region from Vitis riparia cultivar Riparia Gloire de Montpellier isolate 1030 chromosome 16, EGFV_Vit.rip_1.0, whole genome shotgun sequence.
GCAGcccaaaaaaaggaagatgaatGGCAGAAAGAGCTTGAAAGTGTCAGGAGCCAACATGCACTAGATGTTGCTGCTCTTCTCTCTGCCACTCAGGAGCTGCAAAGGGTGAAGCAAGAATTGGCCATGACTTCAGATGCAAAGAATCAGGCCTTGAGCCATGCTGATGATGCAACCAAAATTGCTGAGATTCATGCTGAGAAGGCTGAGATCCTCTCAGCTGAGTTGACCCGGTTGAAGGCCTTGCTTGATTCCAAGAATGAGACGGAGGCTAATGAGAACAGCAAGATGGTGGCAGCTCTAAACTCTGAGATAGATTCTCTGAAACAAGAACTTGAGGAAGCAAAAGCTTCTGAGGAGGCATTGGCAGAAAGGGAGGCTTCCATTGAACAGCTAAATGTTGATCTAGAAGCTGCGAGAATGGCTGAATCTTATGCAAGAAATTTAGTGCAGGAGTGGAAACAGAGGGTTGAGGAATTAGAGACTCGGGTGGAGGAAGCAACTCGTTTGGAGAAATCTGCAACTGAATCTTTAGATTCGGTCATGCAACAGCTCGAGGGAAACAATGGTCTATTGCATGATGCAGAATCCGAAATTGCTGCTCTTAAAGAAAAAGTGGGATTGTTGGAAATCTCACTTGGAAGACAGAAAGGGGATTTTGAGGAGTCAGAACGTCGTCTTGAAGTGGCAAAGCAAGAAGCTTCTGAAATgggaaaaatggtggaatctcTGAAGGCTGAGCTTGAAACTCTGAAGGAGGAGAAAGCTCAGGCTTTGAACAATGAGAAGCTTGCTGCTTCCAGTGTTCAAAATCTGTTGGAAGAGAAAAACAAACTCCTAAATGACTTGGAAAATTCAAAggatgaagaagagaaaagtaAAAAGGCAATGGAAAGCTTAGCTTCAGCCTTACATGAAGTCTCTTCAGAAGCAAGGGAAGCCAAGGAAAAGCTATTAGCTGCTCAGGGAGAGCAAGAAATGTATGACAACCAGATTGAAGATCTGAAGATGGTTCTGAAAGCAACTAATGAGAAGTATGAAACCCTGCTTGATGATGCAAAACACGAAGTTGAACTTCTTACAAGTACGATTGAACAATCCAAGCATGAATTTGAGACTTCCAAGGCAGAGTGGGAGCAGCAAGAGCTTCATTTGGCCAATTGTGTGAAACAGTCTCAAGAACAGAACGCCTCATTGGAAAAAGAAGTAAATAGATTGGTAAGTGTGCTTGCAGAGAATGAGCAAGAAGCTTGTGCCACAAAGGAGGAAGGAGCTAAGCTGAAGGCTACCGTCAAGGAAGCTGAATCTGAGGTCATTTATTTAAAGGAAGTTCTTGGGGAAGCAAAAGCTGAGAGTATGAGATTGAAGGAGAATTTGTTGGACAAAGAAAATGAGTTACAGAATGTAATTCAAGAGAATGAGGAGCTCCGAAGCAGAGAAGCTACTTCTCTGAAGAAGGTTGAGGAGTTATCAAAGTTGCTTGAAGAAGCTACTGCCAAAAAGAAAACTGAAACTGAGGAAAATGAAGAGCTAACCGACAGTGAAAAGGATTATGATTTGCTCCCTAAGGTGGTTGAATTTtcagaagaaaatggaaatgcAAGAGAGGAGAAGCCCAAAAAGGAGATCCCATCTCAACAATGCGAGGAGCCCACAAAAGCAGATCTTCAGGAAGAGAGTAAACCCGTGAAGGAAGGCGCAGTTCAAACTAACACTGCCaaatttgaaaacttgaatGGAAAACCAAAGGACgatgaaagcaaagaaaaagaggaCGATTCAGTAGAAGGTGAATTTAAAATGTGGGAGAGCTGCAAAATAGAAGAGAAAGACTACTCACCAGAGCGAGAGACAGAGCATGGATCCTTCGAAGAGGATGTCGACTCAAAGGCAGAGGGTGGTGACAGCTTTGATCAGATTAACGGGCTATCATCAGAGAACCTTGAAAATGGTGGAAGCTCACCCACAAAGCAGCAACaacagaagaagaagagaccTTTACTTCGGAAGTTTGGAAGCTTACTTAAGAAGAAGGGTACCACCAACCAGAAGTAGAGGTCTGGCCGAGTTGTGGCCTGGCTGGCGCCTGAATAGCAGGCAGGTATATGCATACTATCTTGCACCTGAATGTGTTTGCTTTTTTATGCTTTTGGGTTCTGATTTTAAGAATAGGGGGAAAATATGCAGAGGGGCTTGTACTATCTTTAGATTTTTCGTTCCTTTTCATTGATGTGATTCCCATGTTGGTTGGGGGAGTATCTTGTATGTGATgcagatttttttcttctttcttgtctAAGTTTCATGGAAAGGAGTGATTACCTTAAAAATTGTATGTTAATGTGCTTTCATCTATTTTACATCGATAAATCACCGTTTATTGTTTAATTCCTCGGAAGGGATACAGCTGGTTGAGCTGATTGATTAGCATCTGATAACCTGGGGAATGAACTCGATTCTTGCATAGTTAATCTTACTGTTTCATGTTATGAACAATCTTGCCATTCCCATGAATTGATATGAACTCTAGCCTTGCCTGTTTTTCAGTTGAGAATTTGCATAGCAATGCATTTATGGGATTGGATACTGCTGTTTTTCTGGATATTTAGGATTGAGTTCAAAAAAATAGGTTGTGTTTGAATGCTCTTTAATTGTTATGTAAAAAGCATATTCATGAGAAAAAGTACCCTAATATCCTCTGTTTTCATCAGGTTTAGAACCCTGGTTTTAAGCTCTATCCTCTGAAAGGTGATTCACGCACATGTAACACAAATACTAGAAAAACCCCACCTGCATAAGTTTTTGGATTCGAGGTGGTTGTAGATAATGAATTGTGGGTCAAATTGGCCCTTGGGGGAAACAAAATGCAAGTGATAAGCATTTTGTGAAACTGTGTGTGATATCTCATATCGGTTATAGAAAAAGTTCTTAACGATATATATATACGAGTTCCTCTTAATCTTGTATACATGTTTTAAAATCGTGGGAGTCCCTTGAGTCCTTGACAGAGAAGTCTATATCAATAGGAATAGATCGTTACAagtccctttttctttttattatttttatttggtttctaacaaaaattttgaaaaagaaaggaaattgaaatataaaagataCGTGACAAAGGGAGATCATTTTGACCTTTGATTCAAAAGTGGCCTGCCCTGTGGGGCGAATTTTACTGCACTTTGAATATGAAGATTCCGGGAATTGTATTATGATCCTTTGGATGATATTGTATGTGATGGATTCTGTATTTGCTGCAATTTATTGCTGCATCTAACTTTGTAACAAGGGTACTGATATTATTTTGTTGTCAGCATCTGGCACAGATACATATGAGATGTCGTCGACAGCGACTCCTCAACAGAAGGAATTGCAGCAACTTGTCTTGAAATGCATATATAATAGGTTGGTGAAAGACTTCTGCTCTGTATTTATTAGGTTCTGCCGGTATTTATGGACTTTCAAAATTGAGGTATCCATGTAATATGTCGTCATATGAACATTTTTATGGCTTTTTCGTTGGTTTTGAAAGTTGAAGGCCATGTTTGTTTACTATtgttaaaaatggttttctatttttttccaaaaaaaaggaaaatatatttgagaattggaaaatggttttttgttattaaaaatagaaattctaTGAGATTGGAAACTATTTTTGAAGACAGaaaacaaagtgtttttaaataatattttttagttgttttatattgttttaatttattttttaagttttgttttaaaaaataattatataaacatttagaatgattaaaaataaagtattacgataaaaattatttttaataatattaaaaataggttaaaaacattttaagttttcaaacaagcTTTTATGGTATAGAAcataattattatcaaaaactatttttgaaaattgtcaCTAAATAAgtcttatatttgttttttttttttttttttgtcattttttttcttttatgatgtgttgtgttttaaaaaataatggaataaatatgaaaaataactgaaaataaggcattttattaattttaaaaaatatttgaaaacatagaaaacaagttgaaatcattttaaattcctaaataatattttcaaacatatttttaggtTAATagtttatcaaagaaaaaataggaaagaaaataaaatataataaacatttattagaaatttaggtgtttttaaatgattcaatttttatataaaaagggaaaaataaataaaaggagtttgaaaaaaaatataaaaagaatttattaattttatatttatattttattttgtttatttatttttacaaatttttaaaatattttcaagaactaTATAAAGTTAATGAgaataataaatgttaaaaggaaaatatttttattatatttgaatatcatggaaaaatagtaaagaaatatatatatagacctTGTATTATGATCATTCGGATCCAACTAATCCAGTCAAGGCTATCCAATACCCAACCATTTCAGGGTCTCAGACCTTTAAGCAAATTACTAAGACTAATCCCTCCCAAAAGGAATTAGCTTCAAGctcttctttttcaaacaagcaaattgtagtggctgccaaccccacacctcttttagcaaaatcaagatattggcaaaatgatttaaatcaacCTCTTTTGGTTATTGAAAGAGAGTTTTTCTCTAAAAACCCCAGAGAGATTGCAGCAAaagtttttcatgaaaattttcattatccctctggtgatcttttaaaaacaagaaaattttatgaaGCAATCCTTGTGGAAATTGGTTATGTTAAAATCAAGCATAACACTGATAAGTTCAACAATTTGGGTTTGGCATTCTCTACCTGCCATATCTATAAGATTCTTACTATTAAGCAATGGGGTGAAAATCCCAATTTCTCGAGGGAATTCTCTGAACCATCAAAACCAAGGTTTTTCAATTATTGGGATTATCAGAGAGCATGGTTCAATGCTTTTCTGATTTAGAATAaggacttccatcattcatagatgttctattttccatctaagaatcaGCTTTCCTCTTTTCCATTTTGGTTCCACAGTTGGTGGACTTATTTTGGTCAGTTTATTAAGATTCTTCCTAAGCCCATCTTGAatggctttgagctattcaacAGTTCTTTTGTTATCCCTAATGAACTTTCAGCTTTTCcccatttattattctttttcagTAAATTTGGCTTGGCTTGGATAGTCCAGCGGGACTACATTATTATTGCAGATGAATCAGCAGTCTTTCCAACTCTTGGAAGGACCTTTAAAACTAAATGATGGGACAccttgaaaaatgatgcatccTCAGAAGCAATTAAGCAATATTTCCTCAAGAACCCCACACAAGCCTCAGCCAGTGATGATATGTCACAGTTTCTCCTCAAGAAACAGCAGCTACAAGCCATGCTCGTAGCAGCAAAGACCCCTCAAGATttccagaaaatccttgaagaaggaagctcaAGTTTTTCCCAAGAGAACTCTTATGCAGAATCTGATGATTCAACAAGCTTCCTTCCAGACAATGGTGACGACTGTGAAGGTATTCTTCCTTCAATAAAAAGATCCAAGTAATTATCAACCTTATGTCTTTCTACCAACAAGAATATTATCCAATTAAGCAGTTTCAACACCTAAAGTAGCAAGCATGTGACTCCACAGTCCAAAGCAGCCTGTCAGCCGTCTTATTAGCCGAAAGTAAGATTCTCGGTGAAAATGTCAAAAATGCTACAGTAGAAAGTGTCTTTTACTGTTCACTtttcactattcactattcaagCACGGGATTACTATTCACTACAGttagtcaaaaaacaaacagtGCTTTGTCCCCTGATTGGTACTATTTAATATTCCCTTTTTGGTTATTTAAGAAGGCTTGATCCTCATTTGTAAGCATCGGTTTTTATTATTCCCTTTCAAGCTTATGTTCTCACTTctatcttctttctctctcaacaTGTAAGCCTTTCAAGCCCCAAAATTTCTTCAAAGCTTTCTTCCCTTCtcccattgtaagatattcATCTCCTTATGTATCTATGTTTTATGTTATACCTCCTATGATGGATGGTTTTTAAGCTATATAAAGTTTGAAGTTTTcagtttatattttatgttttcagtctacctcctatcatggatggttttaaatttatgtaattaaaagtttgtggttccttctctttaaatttcttattattcatcttgtttattttctaactcctcttctttgttttgaattttggcataatttttcatttcattgcaTATGACCTTATCCTGGGTGttgttggtatcagagccacgggAAGGGAAATTGGGTTTGTTTTGGATGTTTTGAGCTATCCTAAGATAAGTAGCAGTGTGCCGAGGAGCGTGAGCCCTGCCGGTTGAGCTCGTTGTTAGTCGGggataggcgtttgttaggGCTGTAAGAGAGTTGGGGTGACATCTCATTAGGTCtgtcaatctgctattaggctttagatcaaaaccctaaaatgagttcaatttcagaaccatgtctaggagatccaCTAATTCTCAAGATCctgttgtaaacagtgaagagatcaattatcctaagatccaaaatgatttagatgattggaagttacccaaggtgtctaatcaagaaatttataagaaatgaaccTTTAAGTTTTTCACAGATTATACTATCAAAACCTCTGAAATGTCAGTCAGCTTAGAACAAGACGATCAAGTCATAAGATTGTTAGATAGCAAGTCCCTTGAGAAGcataagaaagatggctataatttcatacactttggtatgatccAAGTAGCAACTtagcctttgacaagattagaTTTAAACACCTTTATTGTCATGTATTTAAGAGATAATAGGCATCTTGAttatcgagattctattataggcgcagtccaagctggactgaatgatggcccAATTTATTTCCAGTGTTTCCCTAACTTCACAATTACACTAAGAAATGCAGACATCTTATATTCAATTGTCCTGCATGTTAAGACCCATGACTTTATGTTCAAACCAGGAAATAGTCTTGTTTCCATCATAACCAAGTTTGCCTATAAAAGCATGACCACAAGCATTGGATCTGGAGCTCTTTGCACTAGTCCTAAGGGAGAAACTACTCTTTTTTACTCCGATATGCTATTTAAGTCAAACTTCATTGtccccaagaagatcttgtggaaagatgttgagttTCCAGAAAActggcattttgctaatgccGTTCCAGCCATAGAATGGAGATCTAAAAGAATTGAACagattgttcaatatcctgaCAGAGGAGGAGATCTgattttctccaactctttcagacattctagcagccctagagtttcagtgtatgaaccctctagagcttcaagctcttctatcccagttagaaccactagggaaAAATAAGGTTCCAGCTCAgcaaatcctaagaatattaagttaataggtgttagaagtcacaccaacatggctagaccattttacactgaggaaaatgagtctactcaggaatcacaacaggatgagtcccctATTATGTCTCATACCTATTCCAAGATAATTAACACTATAAGCCTAAGCgatgaggactttgagatcaacaaggatctcttaagaaaagacttttattctgaagtcaataagaaaagaaatgattggttctttagcatTGTCCCTAAAATCATTAGAACcctctaccaagaagaattttatgcttacttaagacaagaaaagaaaaacattaagttttggatttggtttgaactcttcaaacaagagcaatatccagattatccttgTAAGCGTATTAATAACACTAAGATTTGGATTACCAGTGACAACACTAATAAGATTAAGCCTTATGAATTCTCTAaggaattccaagaaaatccccaaattaaCCAAGCTTTCATTGGTAGGATTAACTAgaagattaaggataatcttgtTGTCCCTTTGACAGTTCAGCCTCATaagagaatcaatatggttaagggcgatattagttcagaagaagaagttgatgaactaattaagatgtttgaggaaccccataaCCAAACTGTTTCAAAGAGTATCAACAATTTGGAAGcctttaagactaggaattaTTACCCTAGACCTACCTTTCCTGACatgcagtttgaggaaagaaaccaatatactcaagcctcatataccagtggtactatctatgaatggaacatagatggtATGACagagtataacatactcactaagctccaagaaatgaccatggttaGTACAACttataagttaaacaatagactACCAAATCATGTTGTAGCTCAGACAATTGTTGCTGGGTTTACAGGTCagcttaagggttggtgggataattatctcactttTGATGATAGAAATAGTATCCTAAAAGcttataggattaatgagaataatgaAGTTGTTAAGGACGAAGATGGCCAAGATATTGAAGATGTAGTTGCAACTCTTATCTATTCAATATCTAagcacttcattggagatcctgcaaaGATTAAGGATAAGACTGCAGATCTCTTAACCAACCTTGAGTGTCCCAAGCTTCATGACTTTAGATGGTATAAGGAGGTCttcctaaccaaagtcatgctaaggTCAGACTGTAACtagtctttttggaaagaaaaattcttcTCAAGACTACCTAAGCTTTTCTCTGAGAGAATTAGAATTAAGATAAGGGAACAACATAATGGTCAGatcccttatgataagctaacctatggtgagattataagcattgtcacagctgaagggattaagttgtgcaatgatttcaagcttaagcaacaaatgaagaatgaacaaaaaatctacaagaatgaatttgggtcATTTTGTAGCCAAATTGGTTTTAACCAAAAAGAAACTATGCCTCCCTCTAAGCAAAAAACAAGCAAGAAGCctagcaaagataagttttaccaTAATAAAAGAGGAACCTATGGTaactataggatgaatgaaACTAAGCATTCAAGACACGTCCAAAGAAGGGTCAACAAAGATGCCCAGAAAAAGGTAGAAGCCCTTTTAGACGTCAAACCAATTATCTGTTTTAAGTGTGGCAAGGTTGGCCACTATAAAAAAGATTGTAGGGTTaagcaaaagattaataatttaaatgtctCAGAAGACCTAAAAGATATGCTTTGTAAAGTAATGTTAAACTccacatattttaaatcaatgactgattcagataatgaagatgatattaATCAACTAGACAGTAGTGGTGAAGTTTCTAGCCAATCTTCTAGTGACCAAGAAGAATGTATTAAGGGTAATTGTAATTGCCTTCCTAagactataaatgtcataagccaagatcagGAATTTATCCTAGATactttaagaaaaattgaagatgaaaaaactAAGCAAGATCTTTATGAAGTATTTAAGAAATTTGTTGTTAAGCTAGAAGCTAAGAAGACTGTaaatccttataaccttaatgatatcttaaacaTGTTTGACCAATAGTCTCCCAAGGAAGTAAGCATTAAGGAGCTTCGTGATGAAGTAAAGCTGTATAGAAAGgaaattaaggatttaaaaCATTTCACAAGTTTAGGTTTCTCAGATCTCCAAGGACAAATCAATAAGATCATTAAGGATCAGGGAAACCTTGTGGATGTTCCAGAATCTTCACAAGTTAATGATGATGAGACATATGCTTTTTTGAATACTGTTAGTTATCTTCCAGAGGTGGGaagtctcccttactatagtagtcaaagataaatttgtctttgacattattgctttgattgattcaggtgTAGTTGAGAATTGTCTTTGAGAAGATCTTGTACATATTCCTTTATGTGAAGAGACTAGTGAGTCTCTATTTGGAGCCAATGGCAAAAGACTTGCCATCaagtataaattaacagatGTTCATATCTGTAACCATGACATTTGTATTAAGCAAACTTTCATCCTTGTTAAGGACCTTAAGGAGAAAGCCCTCCTAGGAATCCCCTTCTTAAACTCTATTTATCCCATGTGGatagataaccaaggtataagaacaaagctctttgataaggaaattctttttgaatttgctaatcATGTTGCAAACATCACTCCTTGTGATCATGAGATTAATCTTGTTGGAATAGATGTTCCACCTAAGAGATTAGGTACCCAACCTattcataatctcattataaaggatattttaagcattcctttatgcatttcaaaatttcaaactgatATTTTGAACCAAGGATTTTTAAAAGTCGTTTTCACATCTGCgaaaacaattaagtatatagCTTTTAAGTATGATTCAactgattggattattttaaaccctaattttcaaattaagtctATTAAAGGAGAAATTATCTTTCCTGATTACTCAACTCATGAAATTTGCAGGGTTCACGAGACCAtggcccctaaaaagaatacccaagctcTTAACCAAAAAACCCAATCTAGTCAAGCTCTTTCTCCTCATAAAATGTTATGGAGTCAACAAGTTGAGCTTgaagaagaagcaaggcttcattcttctaaccttatgccaaacaagatgatgaccttgtacTATGATCATTCGGATCCAGCTAATCCAGTCAAGGCTACCTAATACCCAACCATATCAGGGTCTCAGACAtttaagagatccttgttgatctcaaagtccttATCACTTAAGCTTTTAGTGTTAATTATctgggaataggtaggagacataacaggggactcatcctgttgtgattcctgagtagactcatttt
It encodes:
- the LOC117933579 gene encoding WEB family protein At5g16730, chloroplastic-like → MASKSKSTLSDTPNSKPSPATPRVSKLGRGVAKSETDSPSPLHNPRISVDRSPRSVASKPTIERRSPKVSTPPEKPQSRVLKGSELQAQLSHAQEDLKKAKEQLVIAEKEKVQAIDELKEAHKSAEEANEKLREALVAQKRAEENSEIEKFRAVEMEQAGIEAAQKKEDEWQKELESVRSQHALDVAALLSATQELQRVKQELAMTSDAKNQALSHADDATKIAEIHAEKAEILSAELTRLKALLDSKNETEANENSKMVAALNSEIDSLKQELEEAKASEEALAEREASIEQLNVDLEAARMAESYARNLVQEWKQRVEELETRVEEATRLEKSATESLDSVMQQLEGNNGLLHDAESEIAALKEKVGLLEISLGRQKGDFEESERRLEVAKQEASEMGKMVESLKAELETLKEEKAQALNNEKLAASSVQNLLEEKNKLLNDLENSKDEEEKSKKAMESLASALHEVSSEAREAKEKLLAAQGEQEMYDNQIEDLKMVLKATNEKYETLLDDAKHEVELLTSTIEQSKHEFETSKAEWEQQELHLANCVKQSQEQNASLEKEVNRLVSVLAENEQEACATKEEGAKLKATVKEAESEVIYLKEVLGEAKAESMRLKENLLDKENELQNVIQENEELRSREATSLKKVEELSKLLEEATAKKKTETEENEELTDSEKDYDLLPKVVEFSEENGNAREEKPKKEIPSQQCEEPTKADLQEESKPVKEGAVQTNTAKFENLNGKPKDDESKEKEDDSVEGEFKMWESCKIEEKDYSPERETEHGSFEEDVDSKAEGGDSFDQINGLSSENLENGGSSPTKQQQQKKKRPLLRKFGSLLKKKGTTNQK